A region of the Candidatus Marsarchaeota archaeon genome:
CTCTTGCGCAGCGGCGAGTCTACCAGGTAGAGCACCAGGTATGTCATGATAAGGAAAACAAAGACGCCAGCATAAAGCTTGATGAGCAGTGGCCCCAGCGGGCTCAGCGTCACGAACGTGAACCTGCTTGATGGTATGAAGAACAGGACATTAAGCGTGGGCTGCGCAACCGACAATAGCGCCGCTGCCTTGCCCCTGTGGAGCAGCATCTTGTTGACGAAGATCCACCAGCTGAACAGGCTTGCATCGCCGAGCAGTATTATTATCACGCTTATGTAGTAAAGGTGCGTCAGGGCATACACGGTGCCGCTGAGCACCAGGAACACGGAGTACGAGACCGTGGCTACAAGCGTGGCAAAAAGGATGTATTTCAGCCCTACGTACCGGCGCGCAGACTTTGCTATCAGCACGGTGAGGATCGCTGGCAGCACTATGGCAAGAAGGCCGGTCAGCACCCCGCCTATCAGGATGTGCGGGAAGTGCGTGGCTGCCATGCTGTAATTCGAGAGCAGAACGTCGAACGTGCCTGCCACCAGGCCTACTGCTACAAGCAGCGCGAGGAGCCAGGCGCTGTTCGGCAAATGCCTGGAGAACAGGCCTACGTGCCTCAGCGAACCGCTGTAGCTCTTGTAAGCCATGAGAACACTGCCTACCTGCCGTACCTCCTCTTCCTTCTTGAGAACTCGGAGATCGCCCTGCCGAGGTCCCTCTCGGAGAAGTCGGGCCAGTACTTCTTCGTGAAGTATAGCTCTGAATAGGACGACTGCCAGGGCATGAAGCCGGACAGCCTGAGCTCGCCGGACGTCCTTATTATCAGGTCGGGCTCTGGAACTGCGGCAGTGCGCAGCTGGCTGCGCAGCAGCGCCTCGGTTATGCGCCTCTGCTTTTCGCGCAGCGCATTATAGACGAGGATCTTGGCCGCATGCAGTATGTCTTCCCTGCCTCCGTACGCTATGAGCAGGTTTATCGTGAAGTCCTTGTACCTCTTCGTCTTCGATTCAAGCGACCTTAGGGCCCTGCTGACGTTCTGTGGCAGAAGCTCCATGTTTCCGAAGATCTTGACGCGCGCGCCGTTCTTGGCGAGAAGGCCGAGCACATTCCTGTCGTGCGCCGTCTTTATGTAGAGCCTGTACAGCACGCTGAGCTCCGCCCTGTTCCTGCCATTCAGGTTTTCAGTAGATAGCGCCCACACCGTGAACGTCTTCACGCCGAGCTTCTTCAGCCATATGCCGAAGTCTATGGCCTTCTTGATGCCGAGGCCGTACCCGCTTAGCAGCGTCATCCTATGGTTTCTGGCCCAGCGCCTGTTGCCATCAGGTATGAGCGCGACGTTCTCCGGTATGTTCTCAATTTCCCTACGCATGTTACCGCATCGAATGCACTGAACGTGCAAAACAGCGTCTAACTACGCCGTGTACCTCTGGTTACCCTGTCATCAATCAGCATTAAATATCTGCATTTGTTATTACTTATATTAATGGGAATTATTAAATATTGCTAACCCTAGCCAAGCCCGTCCGGTGCCAGAATGGACCTTTTCGACCTCTACAAAATAAGCGACATCTCCGAGATAAAGGGGAACGACGAGGCCGTGAGGCAGCTGTCCGATTTTGCCATAGAGGTACAGGCAAAACGCGCCCAGATGCCCCCTCTCGTTTATGGGCCGCCGGGCACAGGCAAGACTGCAGCTGTCCATGCGCTTGCGGCCCGCCACAACTGGAACCTGATAGAGCTCAACGCCAGCGACTACCGGGACAGCGCCACGGTGAAGCGCATACTGATATCTTCTGCGACCTCGTCGTCGCTGTTCGGCACGAGGAACGTCATACTTCTGGATGAGATAGACGAGCTCAGCGCAAGGTTTGACAGCGGTGCGCAGGCTGCAGTATCATCGTTGATCGAACAGTCGCGCAACCCCATAATATTCATAGCCAACGACAGGTGGAGCAGGTCGATCTCGTTCCTCAGGTCGCGCACCATGCCTGTCGCATTCAAGAAGGTTTCCGTGCAGTCGATCGTAGGTGTGCTGGAAAGGCTCTCAGACGCGCACGGCATGGGCGTGCAGCGCGACGTCCTATACGAAATAGCTGCCCGGACCGACGGCGACGTCAGGAGCGCCATAAACGACATGTACGCAGTGGCGAGCGCGCAGCAGAAAACGATAGAGGTCATAGGCATGCGCGACAAGAAGCACGATGCCTTCGCGACGCTTGACCATATTTTCATGGCCAACACGCTTGCGGCTTCTCTGCGCGCCGCATCATCGGTCGGCCTGGAGCCCGAGATGCTCGTTAACTATCTGGAGGAGAACGTGCCGCGTCGTTATGCAAACAGCGCCGACCTGTCAAGGGCGATGTCCAGCATAGCCGACGCGTCGAAGTACCTTAACCGCGCCAACCGCTCCCACTACTACACGTACTGGCGGTATGCGAACGTGCTCATGTCGGGCGGCGTCTCGCTGGCAAAGGACAACTATCCCAGCACGTCCGAGCGCTATGCATTTCCCAGAGTGATCAAGTCGCTTAGCGCATCGAAGGAGGAGCGCAGCACGGGCGTCGCCATAGCGGGCAAGCTGCAGCGCGTCATAAACTCCAACATAAGGGAGATACGCAGGACCGACATGGCGCTGCTGGCGCACATGGCGCGCCTCTCGCAGCAGTCAGGCATGGACATAGAGGCTGTGCACGACTTCTTCATGCAGAAATACGGCCTTACGCCCAAGGAAATCTCGTGGATGGAAGCTAACTACGCGTGACTCCGAGCTTGCTGAGTAGAAGTCCGACAAGCTCCCTGTCATGCTCCTTGCTCGTCCTTATGCTTGCGGCCTCGTTGTGGCCTCCGCCGCTGTCTATGTAGCTGGCTTCTGTTTTCATCTCCTCTATGATCTTCCCTATGCCTATCGCGGGCGCCATGGCCTTGCTGATCCTTATCGAGGCTGAGCCGTTGCTGTGCACGATCGTTATCGTTTTGTCGCCGCTTCTCTTCTCGAATTCGTCCTGCAGGCCAGAGCAGTACTTGCCCTTGGTGACATGCTGCATGCCCAGGTCGAATATGGGCTTGTAGTCGACGACGTACACGCTCATGCCCAACATGCCGACGTAATGCTTGGCCGAGTTCACGCCGATGTCCATCGCTTTCGCATACTGCCCCTTCACATCGCGCAGCATGTCGTCGAATTTCTCCTTGCTCTCTAGTATGCCGTCGATGTATTTCGGCGTGATTCTTTGACCTGACGGCGCCTCTGGCCGCACAGTCAGCGCGTCGACTACAACTGCGATGTCGCATGCCTTCGTGTCGCCCTTATCGGCATAGCTGCTGTGGTCGCTTACCAGCGATGCCATCTTAAACACGGCGAAGCTCAGGCCGCTTATCATCTCCGCGAAGCAGGCCGCCACGAAACCTGCCGTTATGTTTGAATCGCCCCCGGCAAGCCACGGGCTGATGTAGTGCCTTGCGCCCTGCGTGTCGAAACCGTTTATCGGATGGTGGTCGATCCACAGGAAATCGTACTTGCCTTTCGCCTCGCCCATGCTCGCCTCGCTCTCCTTGGCGGTGCCGAAGTCTATGATGGTTATGAGCGGGCGCAATGCGCTGGCATACCTGTTCAACAGCAACGTGTCTGAATAAAATGAATCAAGCCCGTATGCCACTCCCGGGTTGATTATCCATATGACGTTATCCAGCGAATAGTGCGTACGTTCCTTCAGGCTCTCCACCGCTTTGTAGAGCGCAAGCGCCCCGTTCCCACCGTCACCATCATTGTGGAACCTTACCAGGACCGGCGCGCCGCTTATCAGCGCCTCAAGGAGCGTCTTGGCTGCATCTTTCAACGCCGGCGCCATCTTCGCCATAACGCCTGCTGCGCCGTTGCTCAGGTACTCTGTGCTCGGCTCGCCTATGGCTATCTTGCTGGCAAGCCGCCGCACCTTATCGCTCCATTCGTTCTTTCCGTTTCCTGTGACGCGCACGTTGAAACTGCCGTCGCCCTGCTCGGCGACTGCAACCTTGTCATACAGCTCGAGCCTCATGTCGCTCCTCAGCTGCATCACGGAGTCAGATACTACAGTATATACGTTGTCGCCGTCACGGCCTCCTAGCTTTATCGCGGTTACTATGCCTTCCATGTCTGCCATGAATATCATATCCTCGAACGTTGCTGCGCCTAGGTGCTGCTGTTCGTCGCATAGGAGATGCAGGTAGTCTTTATGGAGGCGTTTGTTATATAGCTGCAGTAGGTCTCGTTGTGGTGCGAGGCTGCTGCGCTGAGGAACAGGTAGTTCTCGCACGCGTTGAGCAGCGTGCCGCTAAGCCCGGCAGATCCGCACGATTCCGCGACGCTCGCAGGCGTGATTGTGGTGTTCGTGTAGTTCGTGCTTTTCTGCGCCCCGCTTTCCGAGAGGCAAAGGTCGTTGAGCGTGCCGCTTGTATGCGCGCAAAGCTGCTGGTTGCCTGTCCTCGCCGCGATCTGGTAGTAGCACATCGCGAGGTCGGTGGAGTTGAGCGTAGCAAGAGGGTTGGCCTCAAGGTAACTCAGCGAGTCCACGCTGCTTGAGTTGGCCGCCTGTACCTGCATGAGCACATACAATGGGGTGCCATTCGAAGAATCAGGGAGCATGCTGCAGTATGTGGCGTTGAGCGTGTCGAGCGCCCTGTTGTAGTAGTATGTGTCCTGGCAGTATGCGATTTCCGTCGAATTCGGTATGTCGCTGCAATACGATACGTTGTCAAAACCGTGCTCCTGCTCTAGGTCGTATATGCAAGTGGACTTGTACGTGGAATTGCCCAATGCCAGGCATTCGCTGAAGCTGCCGGAGTACTGTGCGGCATCGGTCGCGCATAAGGCTGCATCGGCCTGCGTCATGCCTGCGGCATAGCATGCGCTTGCATTGCCTTCCCGCTCGGCAAGGCCGAGCGCGCACGTGCTTCTCTGCTGCTCAATGCCTACTAAGCCGCATATCGTGGCGTTCTCCGTGGAGTTGGCCAGCTGCGCATAGCATGCGTTCCTTTGCGCCGGCAGGAGTATGCGCCCGCATCCCTGCAGCGGGGTCACGGCCAGTGCGTCAAGCACGGACAGCACCAGCGCCGCGACCAGCAGCACGCCTATGCCTATTAATGTTATGAGCACGCGGTCCCTGTGCGACAGCACCATGCGCTCCCTCCGTACCGCATTGCCTTGAGCTTCCTTTTCCTCGGCCTTTCGCCTAAACCACGCCATAGATGTCAGCTCTGCCTAATGACGAACGCTCTGGAACAGATTGTCGCCGATTCGGGCCTTCAATCCCTTCCATCCTACTGCCTAACCTATCTTCGCATTCAATTTATTAATCGTTCTGGTAATACTTTAATACCTGCATGAGAAAAGGGTAGCGATAGCATGCGCAAGAAAATAGTGTACATAGGACTGCTGCTCATGGCACTATCTGTTGCGCTCTTTGTTTCAGTATCATCATCGTCGTTGAACGTGCCGCACGGCCAGCAGCTTGTCGAGAACATGACAATACCCGTGCTAGGTTACAAGGCAATGCCGATAACGGCCAACGGTACATCCGCAATCGAGTTCTATACGGCATCGAGCAGCGCATCAAACGTGTTCCTGTTCAACCAGAGCGCTTTCACTGCATGGAACAGCAGCATGCCAAGCCAGCCGTACAACGGCCTGAAGCTTGCCGAGTCGCTGGAAGGCATGGGCGCTATGGTCATATACGGCGGGACGCCTGCCGCGCTCGTGCCCCCGACGCTATCGTATCCCCCGGCATATATCAGCAACGCGCTTAACGAGAGCACCGGCGTGGTGCCTGCAGGGGCGTATTATGCGGTCATAGAGAATATGAACGGCACGCTCGTGAATGCAAACCCGATAAACGCGACGTTCGTGTACCTTCCGGCCGTCACTTCCAAGCTGGCCAGCCAGTCTTTTATCAGGTTCAGTGCAGAGGGCATAGCCGCAATACTGCTGTTCGTGGCAGGCATAGTGCTTGCTGTGTACGGCGCCATGCGGCCCAGCCCTGCCCAGGCCGCGAAGGGAGTGCCCACACAGGCAGAAGTAGACGCGCTCTATCATGGCATAAGAAGCGATAGGTATAAGAAGACTGGAGCCCCCAAAACAGGTAAGGATGGGGCGAAGCGGCCAAGGCACGCAAGCCAATGATGATAAACCATGGACGAGCTTGAAGAGCGCATTGCGGGCGAGATCGCACTTTCGGACAGCCCGGGCGGCGTCATGAAGAAGTGGCGCGAGCTGTTCGGGATAACGCAGGCCGACCTTGCCAAGGTGATAAAGATCTCGGCCTCTACGATAAGCGACTACGAGAGCAACCGCAGGCTCAGCCCCGGCGTCGGCGTCATAAAGCGCTTCGTGACGGCGCTCTTCAGCATAGACGACAGCAGGGGCAGCGCGGTGAGGCAGAGCCTCGAGAAGTTCTCAGGAGGGAACAAGGATGCCGAGCCGCCATACAAGATCCACGATTTCACAACGCCTATAAGCGCCATGGACTTCACGCGCATAATAGAGGGCAAGGTAGTGGCGAATCCCTCAACAATGGACTCCATAAAGCTTTTCGGCTACACCGAGCTCGACAGCATACGCGTCATACTGGAGATGCAACTGTCAGAGTATCCCAAGCTTTTCGGCTCGACGACCGAGCGCGTGTTCATATTCGAGCACGTGTCGACTGGAAGGTCGCCTATGGTGGTGATACGCGTCGCGCCGATAAAGCCCAAGGTCGTGCTCATACACAATCTGACCAACGTGGACAAGCTTGCGGTGAAGATCGCGCAGATAGAAAACATCCCATTGCTCACCACGAAGCTCCCTCTAGAAGAGATGGTGAACAGGCTTAGCAAGATATGATCGAATGGCCGTATTGCTCTTGGGCTTATTACGACTGTGTAATCAGCCCCAGACATCGGCTTTTATCTCCGCCTTAGGCACGTTCAGCTGCACGAGCGCGTCCTTCAGCGCATTGACGAAAGGCAGCGGCCCGCATATGTAACTCACGCGTTCCAGCACATCCGGGGCATGCTTCTTTATCATGTCGGCTCCTATGTGGCCGGTCTCGCCCTGCCAACCGTCTCCCGGTTGCGGCCTCGTGACAGTGACTGCGAGCTTTATGTTAAGGTCTTTCGCTAGCTGGAAGAGCTCCTCCTTGAGGAGTATCTCTGTTGGGAACTTCACGCTGTAGAGCAGCACCGCGTCTGCCGTGGTGCCCAGGCGCTTAAGGTGGCGTATCATTGACATGAACGGCGCAAGGCCGGTGCCGCCTGCAATAAAGAGGACTTTCTTGTCAACTCCCGGAACGAACTTGAACTGTCCGTGCGGGCCCACAACGTTGTACCTGTCTCCCGGCTTGGTCTCCATGAAGTGCGAAACGTGCCCGCCGTGCTCCTTTACCACGAAGAACTCGAGCTCGGGCGCGTTAGGCTCAGACGCTATGGAAAAGGCCCTGCCTACGCACTCCTTTCCGCTAGCATCTATGCCATATATCATGGCGAACATGCCGGCATCGAAGTTCAATGCGCTGCCGTCAACCGCCTTCATCCGCACAAGCTGGACCTCCGGCGTCGCGCTCTCTGAAAGCGTTATTTCATATAGCTTCTTTGTTACCGGATACGCAACATCTGGCATATAATCACGGGTTATTTGAATGCACTCGAATTAATTTAAAGCTTGGTGCGTGCTTGAATCTCTCCAATGAAGGCGACCACGGCATTTGCGGTCTCCTCAGCGCCTAAGAAATGCGGCGTGTGGCCGCCGCCATCTATTATTTTGATGCGGCTGTTGCCTATGCCTTTGGCGAAGACGTCCGCGAAACGCCTGTCTATCGTTTTGTCGTCAGCACCCCATATGATGAGCGTGGGGGCGTTTATCCTTGATAATATGTTGCTCGTGAGCTGGTCCGTCGTTGCGTTTTCCCCTGCTATGCTCCTCATCACATACTCCCTGTTGTCGTTCGTCATGATGAGCTTTTTGATCATATCATCGCGCCGTGCCTCGATGTCGCCATTGCTCAGCAGCTCGTCGAACTGCTCCTCCAGCCCAGCCGCATCCTCAAGTATGAGCGCCTTTATCTCGTAAAGCGAGGCATAGTAAGCGGCTACCCAGCCGCCATAAGAATTGCCCATTATGCACGCATCGCCGTAATGCGTGGCCTCAAGGAATCCCCTAAGCGCATCAACCTGCACCTTTACCGTGTACTCTATCCTTGGGGCATCTGATTCCCCATGGCCGAGAAGGTCGAGAAGCGTCACGTCGTAATCTTCTGGCATGAACCCCACAAACCTCTCCCATGCCCTTGTCGTGCCTCCCAGCCCGTGAATCAGCAACAGCTTAGGGCCGTTGCCTGCGTGGCGGAGCGAATGCAGCATACCTATGCTGGTATTGACGTCCTGCCTGGTAAAATCCTTTGAATAGTCCATCGCATCACTTGCCGTAGAAGAAGTGAACGGGTCTGCCTGCCGCAGCCTCCGCCGCCTCCTGGACAGACTCGCTGAACGTCGGGTGCGGGTGTATTGTTGAGGCTATGTCTTCCACGGTGGCTCCCATCTCTATGGCCAGCGACGCCTCTGCAATCATGGCGTTGGCATCAGGCGAGACTATCTCAACTCCTTTCACGATCCCGTCCCCATCGTATGCGATTTTCACGAACCCTGCAGTTTCGTCGAACGCTATCGCCCTGCCGAGGGCAGTGAGCGGGAACTTCTTGACCGTTATGCCATTGCCTTCCTCGATGCTGCCTGCTATTGCGATTTCAGGATCGGAGAATATGACTGCAGGTACGACTCTGTTGTCGTACGAGACCTGCATTCCTGCCGCGGCCTCCGCCGCAACTACACCCTGCCTCATCGCCTTGTGGGCCAGCATCGGTTCGCCGATGACGTCTCCTATGGCAAAAATATTGCCTTCTGCGGTCCTTAGGTGCGCATCCACCCCGACGAAGCCCTTCTGGTCGCGCTCCACCTTGGTGTTGTCAAGGCCTAGGCCGTCAGTATAGGGAACGAGCCCAACTGCCACTACAACAATATCGGAGTTCAGCATTGTACCGTCGCTGAGCTTCACTGCCGCCCCATCGCGGGAGACTGGTGTCACGGCAGTGCGGACATCTATCCCAAGGCTCGCCATCTTCTTCTTTACTACTGCGACCGCCTCCTTGTCGAACCTCGACAGTACATCAGACCTGGCTACTATCGATACCTTGGTGCCAAGTTTCGCATAAAGCATGCCTATCTCGACAGATACGTATCCTGCGCCGATTATCGTCATGCTCTTCGGAACGTAGTCGAGCATAAGCGCCTGCTTGTAATCCAGAACGGTTTTGCCGTCGAACTCGAAGCCCTTCATAGGTGCGGGCACCGAGCCCGTCGCTATTATCGCGCTCTTGAAGTCCAGCTCTATGCCGGTGCTCAGCTGCAGCTTGCTGTTCGACAGGAATGTTGCGGTGCCCTTGAACACGTCTATCTGGTTCATCTTGCACAGGTACGCTACGCCATCCTCGAGCTTCTTTGACACCGCCATGCGCCACTCGTACATCTTCTTCGCGTCGAGCGTCACATTATCAGCATGGATGCCGAACTTCTCAGAGTTCTTGGCCTCGTAGAATATGTCTGATATGTGTATCAGTGTCTTCGAGGGTATGCAGGCATAGTTCAGGCAATGCCCTCCCAGCTTCTCCTTCTCCACCAATGCCACGCTTTTTCCAAGCTCTGCAGCGCGGATTGCTGCGACATAGCCACCCACGCCTCCACCTATTATGGCAATGTCGACGTTCTCCGGGAGTTCACCCATTACCATGCGAGCACCACAATCAAAGCATCTCCAGGAAGTCTGGATCCTCTATGTACTTCTTGAAGGCGTTGCCCATCCTGACGGCCTCCGCTCCGTCAACAACCCTGTGGTCGAACGTCAGCGTGAAAGGCAGTATCCTTCCGGCCTTCACTATGCCATTTTCCACAACGGGCCAATCGCGCACAACGGTCACGCCCAGTATAGCCACGTCAGGGTAGTTTATCATGGGCACTGCAAGGAATCCGCCGCCCAGGCTGCCAACATTCGTTATGGTGAAGCTGCTGTCGCGCATCTCGTCCAGCGTTATGCTCTGGTCGGTGACCTTCCTGTGCAGCTCTGCTATCTCGTTGGCGAGCTCAAGTATGCTCTTCTTGTCCGCGTCCTTCACCACCACGACCTTCAGCCCGTCAGGTCCCTCAGCTGCGAGGCCTATGTTGTAATACTTCTTCACTATTATCTCCAGCTTGTCGCGGTCGTAGCTCGCATTGAAATGAGGATTCTCCTTGAGCGCCTCGACTGTCGCCTTGATTATGAACGGCAGGTAGGAGAGCTTGACGCCGAACTGCTCCAGCATCTTGCCCTTTTCTTTCTGCATCACGTCAAAGAGGGCATTAGCGTCTGCGATGTCCATATGCGATGCTCTTGGTATGGTCCATGACGCCTCCATGTTCTTCGCAATCGCCTTGCGCGTCTGGGTCAGCGGCACGCGCTCCACAGTCTCGCCGTGCTGCTCCTCCAGCACTTCGGAGAACTTGGGCGTAGCGGCTGCCTGCTGCGGTGCGGCGCTAGACTTGGAAGCGAACGCCCTTACATCGTTCTCGAGTATGCGCCCGTGTGGGCCTGTGCCAGGCACCACATTTATGTCTATTCCGAGCTGCTCCGCCAGCCTGCGCACGGACGGCGCGGCTTCTGCCTCCTTTGCTGCCGGTTTGGCTTGCGTTGCTGTTGTTGCTGCCTGCGGTTTCTGCGACTGCTGCTGGGCCTGGCCAGGCTTAGCAGCCACGCCTTTGAGTTCCTCAGCTGTGCCTATAATAGCTATGGTGTCGCCGACATTCACGTCAGTGCCCTCCTTCGCCACCACCTTTACCATGCCGCTGCCAGGCGCCGGGACGTCGACTACTGCCTTGTCGGTCTCCACCTTGACTATTGGCTGGTCTTCTTTCACCATTTCGCCGTCCTTGACGAGCCACTTCTGTATATGACCCTCTGTTATTCCTTCTCCAACATCAACGAATTTCAGCTCCTTCATTGGAACACCTACATCGACAGCAGCTTGTCTATTGCATTGCCTATCCTGGTCTCGTTCGGCAGGTAATATTGTTCATAGCCGGGGAATGGATAAGGGAAGCTTGGGGCCGCGACCCTCATTATCGGTGCATCCAGATCGTACATGGCCTTCTCGGCTATCCTTGCCGATACCTCTGCGCCCACCCCGAAGCTCGTCGGCGCCTCGTGCACGATGAGCACCCTTCCAGTCTTCTTAGCGCCTTCGAGAACCGTCTTCTCGTCGAGCGGGTTTATCGTCCTAAGGTCTATGACCTGCGCCGACACCTTCTTCTTCTCCACCACATCGTTTACCAGGCTAGCCATCGTGCCATAAGTTATTATCGTCACGTCATCGCCCTCTTTGAGAATGCTTGCTTTTCCTATCGGCACCTCGTACATCGCATCGGGCACCTCCTGCTTGAAGAGCCTGTATAGCTTCGTCGGCTCCAGGAACAGCACCGGATCGTTGAGATGCGCGGCAGCTATGAAAAGCCCCTTGGCGTCGTAAGGCGTGGATGGCTCGACGACTATTATGCCTCCCGGATGCGCGAAGAATGCCTCGGGACTCTCAGAATGGTGCTCCAGCGTGCGCACCCCTCCGCTTACCGGGGTCCTTATGATCATAGGCAGGCTCATCGCAGAGCGCGTCCTGCTCCTGTACCTTGCGGCATGGTTGACCAGCTGGCTGAATGACAGGTACATGAAGCCCGCGAACTGCAGCTCCGGCACCGGGTGCATGCCTGCCAGCGCCATCCCTATGGCAGTTCCGACTATGCCCGATTCTGCTAGAGGCGTGTCTATGACCCTGTCTGCGCCGTACTTGTCGAAGAGTCCATCGGTGACCCTGAACACCCCACCGTCCTTGCCTATGTCCTCACCGAGAAGCACCATGTCCTGATTTTCCTGCATGCAGAGGTCCATTGCGCTGTTAAGCGCGCCTATCATATTAGTGTTCATGCGATCGCTTCAACCCTGCCAGAAGCCTGCGCTTATGGCCTCGTCCTCCTCGCCCTTGAGCACATCAGGCATGAAGCTGTAAACGTTCTCGAACATGCTCCTGGGGTCGGGCTTGAACTGCTCTGCCTTCTCCACTGCCTCGTCTATGAGCTTCAGCTGCTCGTCCTGCATCTTGCCTTCCATGCTGTCGTTCCAGAGCCTCTTGCCCTCTAGATATTTCCTGACGCGCGCGATCGGATCCTTCGCCTTCCATGCTTCGACATCAGCGTCAGGCCTGTACTTCGTCGGGTCGTCGGCCGTCGTGTGCATGCTCATCCTGTACGTCACAGCCTCTATGAGCGTCGGCCCTGTCGCGGTGTCGCTTATCGCGTCGCTCGTGGCCTTGTACATGGCAATTACGTCATTGCCATCCACTTGCATGCATTTTATGCCTGCGGCGATGCCCTTCTGCGCGAGCGTCTGTGCCGCCGACTGCTTCGACCTGGGCACCGATATGGCCCACTGGTTGTTCTCTATGATAATGACAAGCGGCAGCTTGAAGACGCCAGCGAAGTTTATGCTCTCGTAGAAGTCGCCCTCTGACGTGCCGCCGTCGCCGACGTACGCTATCGTAGCAGATCCGGTCTTCCTGTACTTCTGCGCGTACGCCATCCCAACGCTGTGCGGCAGCTGCGTGCTCACAGGCACCGCCACCGGCAGGCCGTTCACGCTCTTCGGCACCGCATTCCCCTCCTCGAAGCCTCGCCAGTAAACGAAGAAATCCTCGAGCGGCAGCCCTCTCACAAGATAAACTGCATGCTGCCTGAAGTTCGGCACAAAGATGTCGTTCTGGCGCATAGCCGATGCGCTGCCCACCTGGACGGCCTCCTCGCCTATCAGCGGTGCATACGTTACAGCCCTCCCCTGCCTCTGCAAGCTGAGCGTCTTCGCGTCAAGGGCCCTTGCGAAGCTCATCTTCCTGTACATGTCCAGTATCTTGTCGTCAGTGAGTTCCTTGGGCATCAGGCTGGCGTCTATAGCGCCGCTCTCATCCATTACCTGCATGTAACTTATAGAACCGTTGTAGACCTCCTTCAGCATCACATCGCCAGATTTCCGTATATCTCTGCAATCTT
Encoded here:
- a CDS encoding alpha-ketoacid dehydrogenase subunit beta; translation: MNTNMIGALNSAMDLCMQENQDMVLLGEDIGKDGGVFRVTDGLFDKYGADRVIDTPLAESGIVGTAIGMALAGMHPVPELQFAGFMYLSFSQLVNHAARYRSRTRSAMSLPMIIRTPVSGGVRTLEHHSESPEAFFAHPGGIIVVEPSTPYDAKGLFIAAAHLNDPVLFLEPTKLYRLFKQEVPDAMYEVPIGKASILKEGDDVTIITYGTMASLVNDVVEKKKVSAQVIDLRTINPLDEKTVLEGAKKTGRVLIVHEAPTSFGVGAEVSARIAEKAMYDLDAPIMRVAAPSFPYPFPGYEQYYLPNETRIGNAIDKLLSM
- the pdhA gene encoding pyruvate dehydrogenase (acetyl-transferring) E1 component subunit alpha produces the protein MLKEVYNGSISYMQVMDESGAIDASLMPKELTDDKILDMYRKMSFARALDAKTLSLQRQGRAVTYAPLIGEEAVQVGSASAMRQNDIFVPNFRQHAVYLVRGLPLEDFFVYWRGFEEGNAVPKSVNGLPVAVPVSTQLPHSVGMAYAQKYRKTGSATIAYVGDGGTSEGDFYESINFAGVFKLPLVIIIENNQWAISVPRSKQSAAQTLAQKGIAAGIKCMQVDGNDVIAMYKATSDAISDTATGPTLIEAVTYRMSMHTTADDPTKYRPDADVEAWKAKDPIARVRKYLEGKRLWNDSMEGKMQDEQLKLIDEAVEKAEQFKPDPRSMFENVYSFMPDVLKGEEDEAISAGFWQG